In the genome of Arachis hypogaea cultivar Tifrunner chromosome 9, arahy.Tifrunner.gnm2.J5K5, whole genome shotgun sequence, the window atgctACCTTaacattttatataattaattttcataatatttttaagTTACATTTGTTATTTTTAGAAATGATATCCTTTGATTTGACACATTATTCCTTCCACAACAAAATTATGTTAGCTTATATTGGTTGAGATcggttttaatataaaaataagatttgaaatgTTTActgataaattattaaaaatgttttgaaaaaatactaatataattaaatactttaatttgatcacaaattatatatttttatccaTGAATAATTGTTCtactttgaaaaaaataattatccaTTGTTTTCagaattaaaaatagttaaattttaaatttaattaacttcTTAAAATTTATATAAGAATAATTGctgtatatttatttaaaatgtttaaagtatattttatatttgagaTGTGTAATGAAAGATTAGGGATTTCACcatcaaaattttcaaataattgAAGCGGTAAATTTTGATCTTATAAGGCAAGGACTTATTTTATGTTCTGGATATTCTTAATTCTATGGATATAACTAAGAGTAGCAAAACTTCAGAGTTTAATATTCATGATAAACCTTGTCAATCATATCATGCATTTGACATTTATACTTGAAAAAAATGACAAAGGCCAAGAGCCCAAGACTGCTTGTTATTCAACAAAGACCGAATGAATGAAAAGCTGATTTTCTCGGTAACTTAAGAAGAGCAGCCAAGCAAACAAAGAAGAAATCTCTAACTAGTAACTATAGAGGCAAGTTTCACCTTGAGCCCTGAATTGTAAAGAAATATGGGGCAATCCTTGTCGCTCAAACTGCTATTACTAAAGCAGCAAAGCGGCCTGTAGCCCCTTCACCATACGGCGAATTGTTGTGCGCCTACGCACTTAAATGTGCGCCACAAAGAATACCCTCTCCCGTGGATATACCACGCCACCCCTAACTCAAGAGGGAAGCGCTCGGCCTTAGGCGCATCATCAAGCAATCCACATTCCACATTGCTTGTGTTCAACAAAAAATCCAAATATAAATAAGATTAAAACCTAACCCAGGAAAGCATAAAAATACATGTAAGGTCCAGCTTTAAGAACCAAAACACAAATCAAGCACAAAGAACTACAACACATGCATAACAATCATTAAAAAATCCGAGTAATATGAATCCaacatgaaagataaaattaaaaatctaccAAAACCATATGCAATATGAAAAGGCTAGGTGGTATCGTCAAGTTCAAGAGAAAACTGTGAAACAAAGATAAAAGGCATTGATCCTATTTTAGAACAGCAAAACTTTACAGTCTAAAAGGATGTCACACCGTTTTAATCCCCTTTCTTCCTAAAAGAGCAGCCCTCAGTCAGCCTGGCTCGCCCGCCGGTTGGCTGGCACAATACTGTCTGGCAGTTTCCGCAAACCACGACGGTTTGAGAGTGGCTGAATACAGTGGTACTGCATCCAATCACAAATTGAAGCAAATTAGATATCACTAAATAAAAATCAACACAAAAAAACGGGAGAATCATCCAACTTACATGTTGAAGCAACCTTGGCACTTCACATCCTGCAACAATAAAACAGGGGAAAACAAGAGAGACATAAAAACGTGTTAGAAAAacaaataaccaaaaaaaaaaggggaaagatAATAAGAGAGAGAATACCATGAAGAAAGAGTTAGGAGACTGAACAAGACGCTTGAGCTTGTGTTTTCTCTTCTCAAGCTCAGCTGGAGGGTTAAGTAAATCGATGTCATTCTGAAGAACCTACTCAATCCACATAAAATTTCAGCTATTCAAGAAACCGCATAGATAATCAAGCTCGGATCTAATGAAATGCGAGGAAGAAGGACACTCACCATGATGGCTGCGGCACAGGATTTTGAAACGTTTCAAAGAAACCCTAATTGCGAGTAGAGTGCAGCACCAACAAAGTACTATTATTAATCTCTAAAATAGGGGAAAAAATTTTGGGCCATCCTTAAATGCTAACGGTGTtgccttgttttttatttttatttttaaattaggagTAAGGCTCGAActgtgttgtgttgtgttgtgcttttgttaatttaataaattttaattctttaattCAATAcatcttaattatttatttattatattttatgtgaatgatttaaatttaaaaggtaacttgttaattaataatttttttatgagtgttaaatatttttataatattagatattcgaccaaagtaaaaaaaaaaaacaaatattaaaatgacCAAAATATGCAAAAGGCATATTTTTAATCCTGttttaatactaaaaatatatatgaatggcttattattattattattattattattattattattattattattattattattctacaaTATTGTATTTACAGACGTTTTGTGtgtttacataataataataataataataataataataataataataatttatcaaTTCAGCTATTTCCTATATTTAAAACTTGACATATGTTTAATTATTCATGtacttaatttaattatatttttctattgatattttaaatatttctaacagtattttgaataatttaatttatatattaaaatgactaaaaaacacaaaaagaaaagggttgaaatagtgttttatttcattttttttgaaacacAGATAAACAAATAAAGTTATTAAGTTTATGAACTTGCGAAcaatgaaaaatattattttaaattttaagaaagctttaatttaattatttttaaatagttgaagtaataaagtaaaataaagttaaatgaataggaaagataagataaaaaggcAATACATAGCAAAATATTAGCTTGGTTGAGATGTGTCTACAACCATTA includes:
- the LOC112711830 gene encoding small ribosomal subunit protein eS27y is translated as MVLQNDIDLLNPPAELEKRKHKLKRLVQSPNSFFMDVKCQGCFNITTVFSHSQTVVVCGNCQTVLCQPTGGRARLTEGCSFRKKGD